The following nucleotide sequence is from Flavobacterium sp. N1736.
TTGAAGAAATACGAGATAAACTCATTGTAGAAATGTTTTATACCACCGGAATGAGAAGAGCAGAGCTGATACATTTGATGTTTCGAAATGTAGATTTGTCTTCGAATGTGATTAAGGTTTTAGGAAAAAGAAATAAAGAGCGTATTATTCCTGTTCTTCCGGTTATTATCGGGCAATTTGATTCTTATATAAAGGAGAGAGCTTTGATTGAAAATATAGTTGACACAGATTATTTTTTTATTTCAAAAAAAGGGTTAAAATTGAGCGAATCTTTTGTGTATCGATTAATAAATTCTTACTTTAGTAGGGTCTCTGAAAAGGTAAAAAAAAGTCCTCACGTGCTTCGGCACACTTTTGCGACTCACTTATTAAATAATGGAGCAGATTTAAATTCAGTTAAGGAATTATTAGGGCATTCGAGTTTGGCATCTACACAAGTTTATACTCATAATAGTTTAGCAGAGCTTAAAAAAGTGTATACTAATGCGCATCCAAGAAACAAATGATAATTCTTAAATGTTTAACCCTAAAATTAGTATTATGAAGGTAGATGTTCATGCCGTTAACTTTACTGTTGACAGAAAGTTGGTAGATTTTATTCAAGAGAGAATGGATAAATTAGAAAAATTTTACGATCGAGTTGTCTCGGCCGACGTTTTTTTAAAAGTTGAAAGAACAAGTGATAAGGAGAATAAAGCAGTAGAGATAAAAATTAATGTTCCGGGGGATGATTTTTTGGTTAAAAAGCAATGCAAAACATTCGAAGAAGCAGTAGAACTTTCGGCAGAATCTTTAGAGCGTTTACTAGTAAAAAGGAAAGAAAAAATAAGAGCACACATATAATTGAAAAATTTTTTCAAAAAATGTTTTGATACAAAGATAAAATAGCTACATTTGCAGTCCGTTAGAAATAGCGGACTTTTTTATTGATATTGCCAGCGTAGCTCAGTTGGCTAGAGCAGCTGATTTGTAATCAGCAGGTCGTGGGTTCGAGTCCCTCCGCCGGCTCTAAATATTTCAAATACGATTTGAAATTGTTCATGCAAGTATTGATAAAAAAGGGGAGATACTCAAGCGGCCAACGAGGGCAGACTGTAAATCTGCTGTGTGAACTTCGCAGGTTCGAATCCTGCTCTCCCCACAATTTTGATTTCAGATTAATGATTTCAGAATTTAGATTTGTCTAAAAAAGATTTGAATTGATTCGGTTTTAGATTTTAATCTAAAATCAAGGATCTAAAATCTAAAATTAGGACTCTGCCGGTGTAGCTCAGGGGTAGAGTGCTTCCTTGGTAAGGAAGAGGTCTCGGGTTCAATTCCCGACATTGGCTCAAGTAAGTAGGAAATTGAAAATTAATATATAACTAAGATTAAAAATTAAGTAAAATGGCAAAGGAGAATTTTAATCGTTCCAAACCGCACTTAAACATAGGTACAATTGGACACGTGGATCACGGAAAAACTACATTAACTGCAGCAATTACAAAAGTATTGTCTGATGCTGGTTACTGTCAAGCAAAATCGTTTGATCAAATCGATAACGCTCCAGAGGAGAAAGAAAGAGGTATTACTATTAATACATCACACGTAGAGTATGAAACAGCTAACCGTCACTACGCTCACGTTGACTGTCCAGGTCACGCGGATTACGTAAAGAACATGGTTACTGGAGCTGCTCAAATGGATGGAGCTATCTTAGTAGTTGCTGCTACAGATGGTCCAATGCCACAAACTCGTGAGCACATCCTTTTAGGTCGTCAGGTAGGTATTCCAAGAATCGTTGTTTTCATGAACAAAGTGGATATGGTTGATGATGCTGAATTGTTAGAGCTTGTTGAGATGGAAATCAGAGACTTGTTATCTTTCTACGAATATGATGGAGATAATGGTCCTGTAGTTCAAGGTTCTGCTTTAGGAGGATTGAATAATGATCCTGCTTGGGTACCAAAAATCATTGAATTAATGGCAGCTGTTGATGCTTGGATCGAAGAGCCAGTGCGTGACGTAGCTAAACCATTCTTGATGCCGGTTGAAGATGTATTTACAATTACTGGTCGTGGAACTGTTGCTACAGGTCGTATCGAAACAGGTATTGCTAATACAGGAGATCCAGTTGAAATCATTGGTATGGGAGCTGATAAATTAACTTCTACTATTACAGGAGTTGAGATGTTCCGTAAAATCCTTGATAGAGGTGAAGCTGGAGATAACGTAGGTTTATTGTTAAGAGGTATTGATAAAGAATCTATCAAAAGAGGAATGGTTATCATTAAGCCAGGATCAGTAAAACCACACGCTACTTTCAAAGCTGAGGTTTATATCTTGAAAAAAGAAGAAGGTGGACGTCATACTCCATTCCATAATAACTACCGTCCACAGTTCTACGTACGTACAACTGACGTAACAGGAGTTATTACTTTACCAGAAGGAGTAGAGATGGTAATGCCAGGAGACAACTTGACAATCAATGTATCTTTATTAAGCCCAATCGCAATGAGCGTAGGTTTACGTTTCGCTATCCGTGAAGGTGGTAGAACTGTAGGTGCAGGTCAGGTGACTGAAATCGTAGGATAATCCTATAAAATATTTAAAAAGCCAGTTGATTTTCTTAATAGAAATCACTGGCTTTTAATTACGGGCGTAGTTCAAGGGTAGAATAGCGGTCTCCAAAACCGTTGATGGGGGTTCGAATCCCTCCGCCCGTGCAATATAAAATATATCAAATGACAAAAGTTACGAATTATTTATCAGAGGCTTTCGAAGAGTTAAAGTCAAATGTTACTTGGCCTGCTTGGGCTGAGGTTCAAAAATTGACAATTGTTGTAGCTGTATTTTCGGTTTTATTCGCCTTGGCAACATGGGGAGT
It contains:
- a CDS encoding tyrosine-type recombinase/integrase, with translation MKSNKEAFRDYLQLEKKYSSHTVNAYLNDIMFFETFNKNHFDQDNIEHVNYSQIRSWIVSLVDADISNVSVNRKMASLKAFYKFLLKTKQIEVNPMLKHKALKAPKIIQIPFSEKELTDLIREVENPVGFEEIRDKLIVEMFYTTGMRRAELIHLMFRNVDLSSNVIKVLGKRNKERIIPVLPVIIGQFDSYIKERALIENIVDTDYFFISKKGLKLSESFVYRLINSYFSRVSEKVKKSPHVLRHTFATHLLNNGADLNSVKELLGHSSLASTQVYTHNSLAELKKVYTNAHPRNK
- the secE gene encoding preprotein translocase subunit SecE, yielding MTKVTNYLSEAFEELKSNVTWPAWAEVQKLTIVVAVFSVLFALATWGVDEFFAKALAGFFNWLKG
- the hpf gene encoding ribosome hibernation-promoting factor, HPF/YfiA family translates to MKVDVHAVNFTVDRKLVDFIQERMDKLEKFYDRVVSADVFLKVERTSDKENKAVEIKINVPGDDFLVKKQCKTFEEAVELSAESLERLLVKRKEKIRAHI
- the tuf gene encoding elongation factor Tu; translated protein: MAKENFNRSKPHLNIGTIGHVDHGKTTLTAAITKVLSDAGYCQAKSFDQIDNAPEEKERGITINTSHVEYETANRHYAHVDCPGHADYVKNMVTGAAQMDGAILVVAATDGPMPQTREHILLGRQVGIPRIVVFMNKVDMVDDAELLELVEMEIRDLLSFYEYDGDNGPVVQGSALGGLNNDPAWVPKIIELMAAVDAWIEEPVRDVAKPFLMPVEDVFTITGRGTVATGRIETGIANTGDPVEIIGMGADKLTSTITGVEMFRKILDRGEAGDNVGLLLRGIDKESIKRGMVIIKPGSVKPHATFKAEVYILKKEEGGRHTPFHNNYRPQFYVRTTDVTGVITLPEGVEMVMPGDNLTINVSLLSPIAMSVGLRFAIREGGRTVGAGQVTEIVG